A portion of the Halanaerobiaceae bacterium ANBcell28 genome contains these proteins:
- a CDS encoding adenosylcobalamin-dependent ribonucleoside-diphosphate reductase translates to MKNSKRNVIKRDGKKAEYRKEKIFKAIKAAADKANPVSDEKLSKLTDEVDKIVWDKYQKPHVEQIQDIVEKILMSFDHIVAKEYIIYRQKHKENREHWLKEELPLSIWTRKYQCNGEDFEEFFERVSNGNQAIKKMIKNKQFIPAGRILANRGLQEKGIKITYSNCYVLKSPEDNIESIFDTARDAARTFSYGGGVGIDVSNLRPKGSTVNNAAKTTSGAVSFMPLYSMAADVIGQKGRRGALMLSIEIGHPDIEEFIYVKNDLEAVTKANISIKISDEFMEAVENKEMFKTSFMVEDTGEKIEIELDASRLFNKIALSNWNMAEPGFLFWDHIQNWNLLSEDKDFEYAGVNPCAEEPLPAGGSCLLSSINLASLVKDKFTDKAEIDYGLLEDIVKEGVIYLNQVLDEGLSLHPLKIQQETVKNYRQIGLGVMGIADMFIKLGIRYGSKESLEIANKIGDIMINKALQTSAMLAYRYGKYPAYNKKAVLSSKFFMSNANSETRDMVAEYGLRNSQLLTIAPTGTISTMLNISGGIEPLFELSYTRRTQTLHDEEKEYEVYPAIVQEYMTLNNIKDKKDLPGFFVSARKLDYKERINMQSAFQKYIDASISSTINLPNSASLNDIKDLYLYAWNNKLKGVTIFRDGCKRAGILSGESTGNKKELSKEDLIEQGICPECKAELLNSGGCNECRSCGFSVCSR, encoded by the coding sequence ATGAAAAATAGCAAAAGAAATGTTATTAAAAGAGATGGCAAAAAAGCAGAGTACAGAAAAGAGAAAATCTTCAAAGCAATTAAAGCAGCAGCAGATAAGGCCAACCCTGTTAGTGATGAAAAATTATCTAAACTTACTGATGAAGTTGATAAGATTGTTTGGGACAAGTATCAGAAACCACATGTTGAACAAATACAGGATATAGTGGAGAAAATTCTGATGAGTTTCGATCATATTGTAGCTAAAGAATATATTATTTATCGGCAAAAACATAAAGAAAATAGGGAACACTGGCTTAAAGAGGAATTACCATTGAGTATCTGGACAAGAAAATATCAATGCAATGGTGAGGATTTTGAGGAGTTCTTTGAAAGGGTTTCTAATGGAAATCAGGCCATAAAAAAAATGATAAAAAACAAACAATTTATCCCTGCAGGTAGGATTTTGGCAAACAGAGGTTTACAGGAAAAGGGGATAAAGATTACCTATTCAAACTGCTATGTACTTAAGTCACCAGAGGATAATATTGAATCTATTTTTGATACTGCCAGAGATGCAGCAAGAACCTTTTCTTATGGAGGTGGTGTGGGGATAGATGTAAGTAATTTGCGTCCTAAAGGTTCAACTGTGAATAATGCTGCCAAAACTACCAGTGGTGCAGTTTCTTTTATGCCTCTTTATTCGATGGCTGCTGATGTGATAGGTCAAAAGGGCAGACGTGGTGCTTTGATGTTGAGTATAGAAATAGGGCATCCTGATATAGAAGAGTTTATATATGTAAAGAACGATCTAGAGGCAGTGACAAAAGCTAATATATCAATTAAGATTTCAGATGAATTTATGGAGGCCGTTGAAAATAAAGAAATGTTTAAAACTTCATTTATGGTTGAAGATACAGGTGAAAAAATAGAAATTGAATTAGATGCCAGTCGCTTATTTAATAAAATAGCGTTATCTAATTGGAATATGGCTGAGCCGGGTTTTCTTTTCTGGGATCATATTCAGAATTGGAATCTTTTAAGTGAAGATAAGGATTTTGAATACGCAGGTGTAAACCCATGTGCAGAGGAACCTTTGCCAGCCGGGGGAAGTTGTCTTTTAAGTAGTATTAATTTGGCCAGTTTAGTGAAGGACAAATTTACTGATAAAGCAGAGATAGATTATGGATTACTAGAGGATATAGTTAAAGAAGGTGTTATTTATTTAAATCAGGTTTTAGATGAAGGACTCTCACTTCATCCTTTAAAAATACAGCAAGAAACAGTTAAGAATTACCGGCAAATAGGTTTAGGAGTAATGGGGATAGCAGATATGTTTATTAAACTAGGTATTAGATATGGAAGTAAGGAATCTCTGGAGATTGCTAATAAGATTGGCGATATTATGATAAATAAAGCATTACAGACATCAGCTATGCTTGCATATAGGTATGGGAAATATCCAGCATATAATAAAAAAGCAGTACTGAGTAGTAAATTTTTCATGAGTAATGCTAATAGTGAAACTAGAGATATGGTAGCAGAATATGGCTTAAGGAACAGCCAGTTATTAACTATAGCACCAACAGGTACTATTTCAACTATGCTTAATATTAGTGGTGGAATAGAGCCTCTTTTTGAGCTATCTTATACCAGAAGAACACAAACATTGCATGATGAAGAAAAGGAATATGAAGTTTATCCAGCTATAGTTCAAGAATACATGACATTAAACAATATTAAAGATAAGAAAGATTTACCCGGTTTTTTTGTTTCAGCAAGGAAATTGGACTATAAAGAAAGAATAAACATGCAGTCAGCATTTCAAAAATATATTGATGCTAGTATAAGCAGTACGATTAATCTCCCAAATAGTGCAAGTCTTAATGATATTAAAGACTTATATCTTTATGCCTGGAATAATAAATTAAAAGGTGTAACTATATTTAGAGATGGCTGTAAACGGGCTGGGATATTAAGTGGAGAAAGTACTGGTAATAAAAAAGAATTAAGCAAAGAAGACCTAATTGAACAAGGAATATGTCCTGAATGTAAGGCTGAATTATTGAACTCAGGTGGATGTAATGAATGTCGAAGTTGTGGTTTTTCAGTTTGTTCTAGATAA
- a CDS encoding metallophosphoesterase produces MIKKIFTQSKEEVAKRAWIISDLQQSIPDKARDSLTKAVEDYKSLEMNCDQIWYLGDATEGDRLDFLEEMCEMHLELLTPLNIPLRYVMGNHEFDYSRNKQKRGEKVIVPFYNTVKKVADWRTIDNLSSFYFLEEFGDFQILFLSDHCSETGEWYTTHGEIHGDKDKYPYSKESFQSLSEKIEKTGKLTISVSHYAFAGGNRPSEILNQLLPLAENHFLHFYGHAHIGDGVWAKENLYRKISWVDNQDIRQFNVSSLENNRGSSIRSVFLEIYKDNSIGVFFRDHQQRKWSECYFLSNK; encoded by the coding sequence ATGATCAAGAAGATATTTACACAAAGTAAGGAAGAAGTAGCAAAAAGAGCCTGGATTATTTCCGATTTACAACAGTCTATTCCAGATAAAGCAAGAGACTCATTAACTAAGGCAGTAGAAGATTATAAAAGTTTAGAAATGAATTGTGATCAGATATGGTATTTAGGTGATGCAACAGAAGGAGATCGTTTGGATTTTTTAGAGGAAATGTGTGAGATGCATCTAGAATTACTTACTCCTCTAAATATACCTCTTAGATATGTTATGGGAAATCATGAGTTTGATTATTCCAGGAACAAGCAAAAAAGAGGTGAGAAAGTCATCGTTCCTTTCTATAATACTGTAAAAAAGGTAGCAGATTGGCGAACAATTGATAATCTTAGTTCTTTTTATTTCCTAGAGGAATTCGGTGATTTTCAAATTCTTTTCTTATCGGATCACTGTAGTGAAACGGGAGAGTGGTACACTACTCATGGTGAAATTCATGGTGACAAAGATAAATATCCATATAGCAAAGAAAGTTTCCAGAGCTTATCTGAAAAAATTGAGAAGACAGGAAAGCTAACTATATCAGTATCTCATTATGCTTTTGCTGGAGGTAATCGACCTTCAGAAATCTTGAATCAGCTTTTGCCTTTAGCAGAGAATCATTTCCTTCATTTCTATGGTCATGCACATATTGGTGATGGAGTCTGGGCTAAGGAAAATCTGTATAGAAAAATCTCCTGGGTTGATAATCAAGATATTCGCCAGTTTAATGTTTCTTCTCTGGAAAATAATAGAGGTTCTTCTATACGATCAGTATTTTTAGAGATATATAAAGATAATAGTATAGGCGTATTTTTCCGTGATCATCAGCAAAGAAAATGGAGTGAGTGTTATTTTCTTTCAAATAAGTAG
- a CDS encoding lactate utilization protein, whose amino-acid sequence MEAKKEYYRVSAEGVIKNFKKRNIEGFYCSSSDEAAEKVMELIEEGSTVSWGGSMTMGEIGLFEKLKDANLELLDRSTAETPEETAEIYFKAFNCDYYLMSSNAITQDGKLVNIDGNSNRVAALCFGPKNIIIVAGMNKVVKDEESAMKRVRNLAAPMNAIRLEQQTPCSKTGHCHDCLVEDCICCQVLVTRKSRHDNRIKVILIGEELGF is encoded by the coding sequence ATGGAAGCTAAAAAAGAGTATTACAGGGTGTCGGCTGAAGGTGTTATTAAGAATTTTAAAAAGAGAAATATTGAAGGTTTTTATTGCTCAAGTTCAGACGAAGCTGCTGAGAAAGTCATGGAGTTGATTGAAGAAGGTTCTACTGTTTCCTGGGGTGGATCTATGACTATGGGGGAAATAGGCTTATTTGAGAAACTTAAAGATGCTAATCTTGAATTGCTGGATAGAAGCACAGCCGAAACCCCTGAGGAAACAGCAGAGATATATTTTAAAGCATTTAATTGTGATTATTACTTAATGAGTTCAAATGCAATTACCCAGGATGGTAAATTGGTCAATATTGATGGTAATTCTAATAGGGTAGCTGCATTATGTTTTGGACCAAAAAACATCATTATAGTAGCTGGTATGAATAAAGTGGTCAAAGATGAAGAAAGTGCTATGAAGCGTGTTAGAAATCTGGCGGCTCCTATGAATGCTATTAGATTGGAACAGCAAACCCCCTGTAGTAAAACAGGACATTGCCATGACTGTCTTGTAGAAGATTGTATCTGCTGTCAGGTACTAGTGACAAGAAAATCTAGACATGACAATAGAATTAAAGTCATTCTTATTGGTGAAGAATTAGGTTTCTAG